Within Rhododendron vialii isolate Sample 1 chromosome 12a, ASM3025357v1, the genomic segment ACCAAATTGTTCCACTCTGGTATGTACTTCCGAAAGATCTCtaactttattttcttgtttcttgattaatttttttttttttcattttgaactgaCATTTTGGCGATTTACTATTTCAGGCACAATCCGTGGGGACTGCGAAATACCCAACACCACAACCATCACTGTGTGTGAGCAGATCTCTGCGTTGGTGGGAGAAAACACTTCAACCCAACATGGTAGAGATCCGTTCAGCACAAGAATTTGTTGATTCGTTGTTATTAGCCGGTGACAGATTGGTCATAGTTGACTTTTATTCCCCTGGTTGTGGTGGTTGCAAATCTCTGCATCCCAAGGTATATCTATAGATATTTCTGCTGTAGATCTTCACTAATGAATaagttttgaggaaaaaaattgtaGCAACCAAGTTGTTtggtgtttccggtagtaaataagtttttgagaaatgtcaaaagttgTTTTTTCCGGTGGTGAATAAGTTGCAGATGAGTTTGTTAGTAGAGTTACCGAAGCGAAACaagtttttgcttttttgtCAGTGTGAAAGAGATGATAGAATGCTGAAACTTGTTTATTAGTATGAACGTGAcgttttttccccctttttttctaGTGGAAACACCCTTAGAACTCCCTGGTTTTTATATGGTTCCCAATTGGATAGTGGAGTCCATCCGCGGCTCATATGAGTTTCACTATGCATCAATAGAGTACAAATTACATCTGCTGCTACGTATAGCATATGTAGATATATCTTGGGGggtttttgtcaccaattaccATGATACCCTTATTTGAAAACCTGTCATAGTTTAGAGAAgtgattaatcaaacaaaaatcagGCTTCACGAACGCAACCTTTTTCTGTTGACTTATTCAGTTCCGGTTTAACTATTTCTAATGTAAGCACATTGTGTTGACTATCCATTGACACATTCTTTTTCGAAAATATCCTGAtctatgtctctctctctctctctttctcgttTCAGATCTGTCAATTGGCTGAATCGAACGAAAATGCAATTATTCTCAAAGTCAATTATGAACAGCTGAAGAAAATGTGCCATTGTCTCCACATACATGTCCTGCCCTTCTTCAGATTCTACAGAGGGGCTGAGGGCAGGTTGTGCAGCTTCAGCTGCACCAATGCAACTGTAAGTATTTTGTCGATTCTCTATCTCACACGCGCTATGAAAGCTgtattgtatatatatgtgttgcCTTGCGCTGATTCAAATTCAATCCGAATGATTATAATCCACTTGCGAGTTGCGACATGCCATACACCATTCATTCGAATCTGATTTCTTATTGGTGGGTATTTAAACCCGATACACTATGACTAACATTCGGCAGAGACTACATTTTAAGGGGTCTATACATTAAGCCTAACGCGAATGTAACAACAGGGTTTTCGGGGTCTAGGGTTTCATCTGATAGAGCTACTAATATTGCCGACTTATTGTATTCTCATCTTAAATAACGAAATCCATATCCAAAAATCTTCGTCAGTGGTCATATGCTGTAAGACAAATCACCCGAATCCTCCAAGTTTCTGTATTAGTTTAGCCTCTATAActtgtaatttttgttttcttaaacAGATCAAGAAGTTCAAAGATGCATTGGCAAAGC encodes:
- the LOC131309925 gene encoding thioredoxin-like 1-2, chloroplastic: MACSFKTGPTLSGSHDTILGSKHKGVSPPPPPSIGFLQLKQSNPPNCSTLAQSVGTAKYPTPQPSLCVSRSLRWWEKTLQPNMVEIRSAQEFVDSLLLAGDRLVIVDFYSPGCGGCKSLHPKICQLAESNENAIILKVNYEQLKKMCHCLHIHVLPFFRFYRGAEGRLCSFSCTNATIKKFKDALAKHGTARCDLGPAKGLDESELLSLASIGEISFNLPLPSTGKDIMQDLVLKNTDLSGGFGISGNSIMGIEEEVLA